One Pyrus communis chromosome 13, drPyrComm1.1, whole genome shotgun sequence genomic window carries:
- the LOC137713626 gene encoding U-box domain-containing protein 38-like, with the protein MGGNGKRRWKITFYRSNSSSKNPPKELLCPISGSLMSDPVVVSSGQTFERLSVQLCRELSFSPKLEDGTRPDFSTMIPNLAIKSTIQNWCDHNNAQYPQAPDSISLDKAIRAVMEEDREDPGIRVSERELLRGMAEKPPVSFMHAATELGRRVDHFYSSSSEESVVIPSASPPIPLPFATRPSCCSSSSSSEVTAELETLNPNSSSPECKEEEQLMTKLRSSQVIDQEEGVILLRKLTRTKEELRISLCTPRLLSAVLSLIVSRYSTVQQNAVASLVNLSLEKPNKVKIVRSGFVPHLVDVLKGGSSESQEHAAGALFSLALEEDNKMAIGVLGALPPLMHALVRAESERTRHDSALALYHLTLVESNRVKLVKQHNAVPTLLALAKSPASAGRALLILCNLASCSEGKSAMLTANAVQCLVGVLRRRGDLDSESTRENCVAALYALSHGSMRFRGLAREANAVEVLSEIEKSGSERAREKAKRLLTVMRGREDEPNLDSVLDSGAGAGLGPTRYRVGRNLHAANSSTF; encoded by the coding sequence ATGGGCGGTAATGGCAAGCGCAGGTGGAAGATCACCTTCTACCGCTCCAATTCCAGCTCCAAGAATCCCCCAAAGGAGCTCTTGTGCCCCATTTCCGGGTCCTTAATGTCCGACCCTGTCGTCGTCTCTTCGGGTCAGACCTTCGAGCGCCTCTCCGTCCAACTCTGCCGGGAATTGAGCTTCTCCCCCAAGCTCGAAGACGGGACCCGACCCGATTTCTCCACCATGATTCCCAATTTAGCCATCAAGTCCACCATCCAGAACTGGTGCGACCACAACAACGCCCAGTACCCGCAGGCACCCGATTCAATCTCCCTCGATAAGGCCATACGGGCGGTGATGGAGGAGGATAGGGAAGACCCTGGAATTAGAGTTTCGGAGCGGGAGCTGCTGAGGGGGATGGCAGAGAAACCGCCGGTTAGCTTCATGCACGCGGCGACCGAGTTGGGCCGCCGAGTCGACCATTTCTACTCGAGCTCGTCGGAGGAGTCAGTGGTTATCCCGTCGGCGAGTCCACCCATTCCTCTCCCGTTCGCGACTCGGCCGTCGTGTTGTTCCTCGTCGTCTTCTTCCGAAGTAACCGCCGAGCTCGAAACACTAAACCCTAATTCCTCGTCGCCGGAATGCAAGGAGGAGGAGCAATTGATGACGAAGCTGAGAAGCTCCCAGGTAATCGACCAGGAGGAAGGAGTAATTTTACTCCGGAAGCTCACGAGGACGAAGGAGGAGCTTAGGATTTCGCTCTGCACTCCCCGGCTGCTCTCCGCCGTCCTATCACTGATTGTGTCGCGATACAGCACCGTGCAACAAAACGCCGTCGCTTCGCTGGTTAACTTGTCTCTGGAGAAGCCCAACAAGGTGAAGATCGTACGGTCAGGATTTGTCCCGCATTTGGTGGATGTATTGAAGGGAGGATCCAGTGAGTCGCAGGAGCACGCCGCCGGCGCGCTCTTCAGCTTGGCGTTGGAGGAAGACAACAAGATGGCGATCGGCGTGCTCGGCGCATTGCCTCCGCTGATGCACGCGCTCGTGAGGGCTGAGAGTGAGCGGACGCGCCACGACTCGGCGTTGGCGCTCTATCACTTGACGCTGGTGGAGAGCAACCGAGTCAAACTCGTTAAGCAACACAATGCGGTGCCGACTCTGTTGGCCTTGGCCAAGTCTCCGGCGTCGGCGGGCCGAGCTCTACTGATTCTGTGCAATCTAGCGAGCTGCAGCGAGGGCAAATCCGCCATGCTCACCGCCAACGCGGTGCAGTGCTTGGTGGGGGTGCTGAGGAGGCGGGGAGACTTGGACTCCGAGTCCACTCGGGAGAACTGCGTGGCGGCGCTCTACGCGCTGAGTCACGGATCGATGAGATTTCGCGGGCTGGCGAGGGAGGCCAATGCGGTGGAGGTGTTGAGTGAGATCGAGAAGAGTGGAAGCGAGCGGGCGAGGGAGAAGGCGAAGCGGCTGTTGACGGTGATGAGAGGGAGGGAGGATGAGCCGAATTTGGACTCGGTGTTGGACTCGGGTGCAGGAGCTGGACTCGGTCCGACTCGGTACCGAGTTGGGAGGAACTTGCATGCAGCCAACTCATCTacgttttaa